DNA sequence from the Cupriavidus sp. WKF15 genome:
GAATCCGACTTCGCCGAACCGCTGGCCGCTGCCGCGCGCGCCGAGCCCCAACCCGATGGCAGCCTGCTGCGCACGGCCATCGAGATCGATGGCCGCCGCGTGGTGCTGGGCCTGCCGGCTCAGCTGCTGGGCGGACTGGCCAATGCGCAGGCGGCAAACCCTGCCGTGACGCCGGGGGAGACAGTCGCAGTCGATACCCGCGATGTACCGGCCCCCGTCGCCGGGACCGTGCATGCCTGGAAGGTGGCCGAGGGCGACCAGGTCGAGGAAGGACAACTGATCGCCGTCATGGAGGCCATGAAGATGGAGATGCAGGTCCACGCGCATCGCGCTGGCCGCATTGCGTTGCGCACGGCCGCGGGCATCTTCGTGGCGGCGGGGCTGCCGATCGCGACCATCGACTGAGCACCTGCCAGGCGGGTCCGGATTTGCGCCGGACCTGCCACCGGGGACACCACGGCGAGCTAGCTCGCCAACACGTTCACCGCATCCTCCAGCGCCTGCGCCTGCTGCTTGAGCCCCATCGCTGCCGCAGCCGATTCCTCGACCAGCGCCGCGTTCATCTGCGTGATCTGGGTCATCTGCTCGACCGCCGCGCTGGTCTGCTCGATCTCCACGCTCTGCCCGCGGCTGGCATTGGCGATGGCGGAGATCGTCCGCGTCAGCGCCGACACCGATTGCTCCACGCGATCCATCTCGCTGCCGGCGCTGATGGCCGCCTCGCTGCTAGCCTGCACGACTTCGAGCGAGTTTTCGATCAGCGCCTTGATCTGCTTCGCCGCCGTTTCGGCGCGCTGGGCCAGTGACCTCACCTCCCCCGCCACGACGGCAAAGCCACGTCCGTGCTGGCCCGCGCGGGCGGCCTCGACGGCGGCATTCAGTGCGAGCAGGTTGGTCTGGATGGCGATGTCGTCGATCACCGAGGTGATCTCGGCGATCTTGCGCGATTGCGTGGTCAGCCGCTCCATCAGCGACGCCGAGCGGCGCACGCCGCCCGCCGCCGAAGAGGCTGCCTCGGCGGTACGGCGCCCTTCCTGGTGGGCCTGCTCCGCGTCGCTGGCGTTCTGCCGCGCGGTTTCGGTGATCTGCGCCAGCGTGGCCGTGGTTTCCTCGATGGCACTGGCCTGCTGCTCGGTGCGCTCCGACAGGTCGGCATTGCCGCTGGCCAGCCCGGCCGAGGACTGCCACACGCTCTCGATCGAGTTGCGCGTATCGAGCAGCACGCCCACCAGCCGCGCGTTCATCTGGTTCAGGAAGCGGCCGAGCAGCCGCGTCTGCGCATCGCCGCATTCGGGGAAGCGGTGCTGCAACTGGCCGGATAACACGG
Encoded proteins:
- a CDS encoding PAS domain-containing methyl-accepting chemotaxis protein encodes the protein MRLNLPVTEQEYRLPSDEVIITRTDTQGNIEYANQAFFRSSGYDRAEVMGQPQNIIRHPDMPAAAFADMWATIRAGTPWSGVVKNRRKDGGFYWVLANVTPVLQDGEAVAYLSVRTAPTQAQIAAATRLYADLKREERSRWRLSGGEACRKGAAGLVQRLLRLPVVARLLVVQCVQVLLIGLAAASATLWAAPPAVTWGLAGAAVAMCAAAACYLALNILRPVMRLNRSALAVLSGQLQHRFPECGDAQTRLLGRFLNQMNARLVGVLLDTRNSIESVWQSSAGLASGNADLSERTEQQASAIEETTATLAQITETARQNASDAEQAHQEGRRTAEAASSAAGGVRRSASLMERLTTQSRKIAEITSVIDDIAIQTNLLALNAAVEAARAGQHGRGFAVVAGEVRSLAQRAETAAKQIKALIENSLEVVQASSEAAISAGSEMDRVEQSVSALTRTISAIANASRGQSVEIEQTSAAVEQMTQITQMNAALVEESAAAAMGLKQQAQALEDAVNVLAS